A genomic region of Solea senegalensis isolate Sse05_10M unplaced genomic scaffold, IFAPA_SoseM_1 scf7180000014317, whole genome shotgun sequence contains the following coding sequences:
- the LOC122761057 gene encoding GTPase IMAP family member 4 isoform X1, producing MDAGRPHQTTTGDVTGTEEEAKKKAAAARAANHLPEVRLVTLGWRWPGKSLTANTIIGREEFHLERAAEFCVKRQTEVQGRQVIVVDTPGWFSAQDTPPSYKGELVRGASLSPPGPHAFLLVIPVGMFTDVDRARLEEHVSLFGEHVWKHTIVVFTWAELLRTISIERYIRREGKDLQWVLEKCKRRYFVINNSIFEEHPQVGQLLEKVEKMVAEEGGYYNPGEMKNEKKPVEDNQNTARDVQQLGARPKQSSALSLSKAMEVDPLPSE from the coding sequence CTGGAGATGTCACTGGAACAGAAGAGGaggcaaaaaagaaagcagctgCAGCACGGGCAGCTAATCACCTCCCTGAAGTTCGCCTGGTGACGCTGGGCTGGAGGTGGCCAGGAAAGAGCTTGACAGCCAACACTATTATAGGCCGAGAGGAGTTTCACTTAGAGCGAGCAGCTGAGTTCTGTGTGAAGAGGCAGACTGAGGTGCAGGGGCGCCAGGTGATTGTTGTGGATACTCCTGGGTGGTTCTCTGCACAGGATACACCCCCCTCTTATAAAGGAGAGCTAGTGAGAGGAGCGTCACTTTCCCCTCCTGGACCACACGCCTTCCTGCTGGTCATTCCTGTGGGTATGTTCACAGATGTGGATCGGGCTCGCCTCGAGGAGCATGTGAGCCTTTTCGGGGAACACGTGTGGAAGCATACGATTGTTGTTTTCACTTGGGCGGAGTTGTTGAGAACCATTTCAATAGAGAGATACATCCGCAGGGAAGGCAAGGACCTGCAGTGGGTGCTGGAAAAGTGCAAGCGGAGGTACTTTGTCATAAATAACAGCATATTCGAAGAGCATCCACAGGTAGGACAATTGCTGGAGAAGGTGGAGAAGATGGTAGCAGAAGAAGGGGGCTACTACAACCCGGGGGAGATGAAGAACGAGAAGAAACCTGTGGAGGACAACCAAAACACAGCCAGAGATGTACAGCAGCTGGGGGCGAGACCCAAACAGAGCTCTGCACTGAGTTTATCCAAAGCTATGGAGGTTGATCCACTTCCCAGTGAGTGA
- the LOC122761057 gene encoding GTPase IMAP family member 4 isoform X2 gives MDAGRPHQTTTGDVTGTEEEAKKKAAAARAANHLPEVRLVTLGWRWPGKSLTANTIIGREEFHLERAAEFCVKRQTEVQGRQVIVVDTPGWFSAQDTPPSYKGELVRGASLSPPGPHAFLLVIPVGMFTDVDRARLEEHVSLFGEHVWKHTIVVFTWAELLRTISIERYIRREGKDLQWVLEKCKRRYFVINNSIFEEHPQVGQLLEKVEKMVAEEGGYYNPGEMKNEKKPVEDNQNTARDVQQLGARPKQSSALSLSKAMEVDPLPN, from the coding sequence CTGGAGATGTCACTGGAACAGAAGAGGaggcaaaaaagaaagcagctgCAGCACGGGCAGCTAATCACCTCCCTGAAGTTCGCCTGGTGACGCTGGGCTGGAGGTGGCCAGGAAAGAGCTTGACAGCCAACACTATTATAGGCCGAGAGGAGTTTCACTTAGAGCGAGCAGCTGAGTTCTGTGTGAAGAGGCAGACTGAGGTGCAGGGGCGCCAGGTGATTGTTGTGGATACTCCTGGGTGGTTCTCTGCACAGGATACACCCCCCTCTTATAAAGGAGAGCTAGTGAGAGGAGCGTCACTTTCCCCTCCTGGACCACACGCCTTCCTGCTGGTCATTCCTGTGGGTATGTTCACAGATGTGGATCGGGCTCGCCTCGAGGAGCATGTGAGCCTTTTCGGGGAACACGTGTGGAAGCATACGATTGTTGTTTTCACTTGGGCGGAGTTGTTGAGAACCATTTCAATAGAGAGATACATCCGCAGGGAAGGCAAGGACCTGCAGTGGGTGCTGGAAAAGTGCAAGCGGAGGTACTTTGTCATAAATAACAGCATATTCGAAGAGCATCCACAGGTAGGACAATTGCTGGAGAAGGTGGAGAAGATGGTAGCAGAAGAAGGGGGCTACTACAACCCGGGGGAGATGAAGAACGAGAAGAAACCTGTGGAGGACAACCAAAACACAGCCAGAGATGTACAGCAGCTGGGGGCGAGACCCAAACAGAGCTCTGCACTGAGTTTATCCAAAGCTATGGAGGTTGATCCACTTCCCA